Proteins found in one Fusarium keratoplasticum isolate Fu6.1 chromosome 12, whole genome shotgun sequence genomic segment:
- a CDS encoding NmrA domain-containing protein, with protein sequence MPTFLVVGATGQQGGGVVEALLASDRPNLTIRALTRNPSSSSAQALARRGVQPVKGDLLDRQSISKALEGVDAAYLVTDFRGPEDVEGELKQGKQFVDIAKETGVKHLVFSSVAGADISQPVEHFYSKYKIEEYIRESGLNWSVIRPVGFMEVVPPPGVGRFFFLSAMASLMGNTKQKYVACKDIGKANALALLNPEKFNGKVVTIAGQVADVDELQSALEKGEGKKGWGRIWLPRWVIIRLTPHHYRQMFDWLYHDNCQPGSVQETKELIPDLLSIEDWAREQKNQRTKSE encoded by the exons ATGCCGACATTTCTCGTCGTAGGCGCAACAGGCCAACAGGGCGGTGGCGTTGTGGAAGCCCTCCTCGCATCAGACCGCCCCAACCTGACAATCCGAGCCCTGACACGAAacccatcgtcatcatccgCCCAGGCTTTGGCGCGTCGCGGCGTGCAGCCAGTCAAGGGTGATCTGCTTGATCGCCAAAGCATCTCCAAGGCGCTTGAGGGAGTCGACGCTGCGTATCTTGTGACTGACTTTCGGGGCCCGGAGGATGTGGAGGGCGAGCTCAAGCAGGGGAAGCAATTTGTGGACATTGCTAAGGAGACTG GCGTCAAGCATCTGGTCTTCTCGTCCGTGGCGGGAGCCGACATCTCCCAGCCCGTGGAGCATTTCTACAGCAAATACAAGATCGAAGAGTACATCAGAGAATCAGGCCTCAACTGGTCAGTTATCCGACCCGTGGGCTTTATGGAAGTAGTCCCTCCTCCAGGCGTCGGCCGGTTCTTCTTTCTCAGTGCCATGGCCTCCCTCATGGGCAACACCAAGCAGAAATACGTAGCCTGCAAGGACATTGGCAAGGCGAATGCTCTCGCTCTCTTGAACCCTGAAAAGTTCAACGGAAAAGTTGTGACGATTGCCGGCCAGGTCGCTGATGTGGACGAGCTTCAGAGTGCCTTAGAGAAGGGAGAGGGCAAGAAGGGGTGGGGGAGAATCTGGTTGCCTCGGTGGGTGATTATTCGGCTGACGCCGCATCATTACCGGCAAATGTTTGAT TGGTTGTACCATGACAACTGCCAACCGGGAAGCGTGCAGGAGACTAAGGAGTTGATTCCTGACTTGTTGTCGATCGAGGACTGGGCAAGGGAGCAGAAGAACCAGCGAACTAAGAGCGAATAA